A single window of Ananas comosus cultivar F153 linkage group 17, ASM154086v1, whole genome shotgun sequence DNA harbors:
- the LOC109722746 gene encoding potassium transporter 5-like, which yields MGKEEEEEEVVQGVVLNIETMVAEEEKKKRKKKKKNTNGDAIEGCDGQEEEAEKELAGEKHFTRIDSLEFKEANHVSGMHSASKVLPIAAVLQLAFQSIGVVYGDIGTSPLYVFASTFADRVPTRDDVVGALSLIIYSLTLFPLVKYVFIVLWANDNGDGGTFAMYSLICRHANVNAIPNQQAEALMDLSAYKLQTPNKHLKRAEKVKGALERSSWAKNGLLSLALLGTCMVIGDGILTPCISVLSAVDGVRKIDAGISKDVIAMISVAILVVLFSIQRFGTDKVGYTFAPAILVWYVFIGAIGLSNLVRHDSSVLKAFNPLYIVSYFRHNAKEAWISLGGVVLCMTGTEAMFADLGHFSVRSIQIAFTGLVYPCLICAYVGQAAYLSYYPLDVADAFYKSTPELVYWPMFVIAILASIIASQAMISATFAIIKQSVALGCFPRVRVIHTSNKHEGQVYIPEINFLLMLACVLVTASFKETTKIGNAYGIAVVAVMIVTSSLLILIMLMIWQTSLILIALFVLVFYSFELLYFSSVLYKFGKGGYLPLSFAAVLFFVMYVWHYVQKKRHAFEVERKVSTEYVSSLGSNLGISRVPGVGLLYTELTQGIPAIFPHFLTNLPAIHSVLVFVSVKYLPVNKVLPEERFFLRRVGPKGYKMYRCIARYGYRDRRVGSEEFEGLLMEHLKSFIRSENSEAEGKVSEAAAEEIGFLERSRAAGVIYLLGHSEVKASEDSGVLKRIVVDHVYDFLRRNCRQGFVDLQIPNKNLLQVGMNYYI from the exons AtggggaaagaagaagaagaagaagaagtggtaCAAGGGGTGGTGTTGAACATAGAAACGATGGTGGccgaggaagagaagaagaagaggaagaagaagaagaagaatacgAATGGAGATGCCATTGAAGGATGTGATGGGCAAGAAGAAGAGGCGGAGAAAGAACTTGCTGGTGAAAAGCACTTCACCAGGATCGACTCACTAGAGTTTAAAGAAGCCAACCATGTCTCTGGAATGCATTCTGCTTCGAAG GTTTTGCCAATAGCTGCTGTGCTGCAACTAGCTTTCCAGAGCATTGGGGTGGTGTATGGCGACATCGGCACGTCGCCGTTGTACGTGTTCGCCAGCACGTTCGCGGATCGGGTTCCGACCAGGGACGACGTCGTCGGAGCTCTGTCTCTCATCATCTACTCCCTCACCCTCTTCCCCCTCGTCAAGTATGTGTTCATTGTCCTCTGGGCGAATGACAATGGAGATG GTGGAACATTTGCAATGTACTCACTGATATGTAGGCATGCGAATGTGAATGCAATCCCGAACCAGCAAGCAGAAGCTTTAATGGATCTCTCCGCATACAAGCTGCAGACACCCAATAAGCATCTTAAAAGGGCTGAGAAGGTCAAAGGGGCTTTGGAGAGGAGCAGCTGGGCCAAGAATGGGCTTCTCTCACTAGCACTTCTGGGGACCTGCATGGTCATTGGTGATGGGATCCTCACTCCTTGTATCTCTGTCCTATCTGCTGTGGATGGTGTGAGGAAAATTGATGCAGGAATAAGCAAAG ATGTGATTGCGATGATATCGGTGGCGATTCTGGTGGTACTTTTCTCGATCCAGAGGTTCGGCACCGACAAGGTTGGTTACACCTTCGCCCCCGCGATCCTTGTGTGGTACGTGTTCATCGGCGCCATCGGCCTCTCCAATCTCGTTCGCCACGACTCCTCCGTTCTGAAGGCCTTCAATCCCCTCTACATTGTCTCCTACTTCAGGCATAACGCCAAGGAGGCCTGGATCAGCCTCGGAGGTGTTGTGCTCTGCATGACAG GAACTGAAGCTATGTTTGCTGACCTTGGTCACTTCTCAGTTAGATCAATCCAG ATTGCTTTCACTGGATTGGTATATCCTTGCTTAATCTGTGCTTATGTGGGACAAGCTGCATATCTCTCATACTACCCTCTCGACGTCGCTGACGCCTTCTACAAATCAACTCCTG AATTGGTGTACTGGCCTATGTTTGTGATTGCCATCCTGGCGTCGATCATTGCGAGCCAAGCGATGATCTCTGCGACGTTCGCGATCATCAAGCAGTCTGTGGCTCTCGGCTGCTTCCCGCGAGTCCGAGTAATACACACCTCCAACAAGCATGAGGGCCAAGTCTACATCCCTGAGATCAACTTCCTTCTCATGTTGGCTTGTGTGTTAGTGACTGCCTCCTTCAAGGAGACTACGAAGATCGGAAACGCCTACG GGATTGCGGTGGTAGCAGTGATGATTGTCACCTCGTCTCTGCTCATCCTAATAATGCTAATGATTTGGCAAACCAGTCTTATCCTCATCGCGCTCTTCGTTCTCGTCTTCTACTCCTTTGAGCTCTTGTACTTCTCCTCGGTCCTTTACAAGTTCGGCAAAGGAGGctatctccctctctccttcgCCGCCGTCCTCTTCTTCGTGATGTATGTGTGGCACTATGTACAAAAGAAACGCCACGCCTTCGAAGTCGAAAGGAAAGTCTCGACGGAGTATGTAAGTAGCCTCGGCTCTAATCTGGGTATCTCACGGGTTCCCGGAGTAGGGCTTCTTTACACTGAGCTCACTCAAGGGATACCGGCAATTTTCCCCCACTTCCTCACCAACCTTCCTGCCATCCATTCGGTTCTAGTCTTTGTTTCGGTCAAATACCTGCCTGTCAACAAAGTGCTCCCCGAAGAGCGTTTTTTTCTGCGCCGGGTTGGGCCTAAAGGGTACAAGATGTATCGGTGCATCGCACGGTACGGTTACCGGGACAGAAGGGTCGGGAGCGAGGAGTTTGAAGGGCTACTTATGGAGCATCTCAAGTCCTTCATTCGATCCGAGAATTCGGAAGCCGAAGGGAAGGTgagcgaggcggcggcggaggagatcgggTTCTTGGAGAGGTCGAGGGCAGCGGGGGTGATCTACCTGTTGGGTCACAGCGAGGTGAAGGCTAGCGAGGACTCGGGGGTGTTGAAGAGAATTGTAGTGGATCATGTCTATGATTTCTTGAGGAGGAATTGTAGGCAAGGGTTTGTAGACCTGCAGATACCCAACAAGAACTTGTTACAAGTTGGCATGAACTACTATATTTGA